A single window of Archangium gephyra DNA harbors:
- a CDS encoding serine/threonine-protein kinase has protein sequence MANPGDPGNAGLDFDRGRRIGKYEIVTRLSVGGMAELFLAFTAGPGGFRKFVALKQILPDIQKDEHFVRMFLDEARITAALAHANIAQVFDLGQEDDELYLAMEFLAGQNLEQILQASLKQQRPLPLGFSARAVRDACLGLHYAHHFTDPSGKPRPVVHRDVSPKNVMVTFEGHVKVIDFGIAKAKGRLGRTQVGMVKGTTGYMSPEQVQGSEQLDGRSDLFCAGIILHELLCGRRLFSGSHEGAVMLKIAAAEVPSPSSLNPRVPEALSQVVMRALAREPERRFASGREMARAIEAACGQELFHEEQLAAVMRQLFEDKLQKTRALLESANGLERDTGVEKPAVPLGAPDKEEPTERVRRVAPPVPAAAPRVAKSPSGQVAPLAAPPAKTPAPVSRRASPVAAPARTPPARGAFSRPVAAEPEEDEEDPLDKTQPVRRAPGGFRPTAIPDEDETTGTEEREVTLPSARAQLSPAAQAELAKQRRSWGGWLFLLLLLVAVGVAFYHPPTRALLTPLFATALERLKGEELPHGPPPAEPLAVPPPSPSTAQAAGEGTQAPEPTQPAAEQEPVEAQAPVVAQAAEPTPEPTRAASKRTRKPATPAPADTEPESRPKAAAPAKPATAEAEPPVDGEPEVIDTSTAKGAAKAELGWLTLRTIPRAAVFDGENQLGTTPLRKVPLPVDTYRLLVVDPDGVNKMLSVPIKPGQVTDMTVRISDLPDWAAP, from the coding sequence ATGGCCAACCCAGGGGACCCAGGAAACGCGGGTCTCGACTTCGATCGCGGACGTCGGATCGGCAAGTACGAGATCGTCACCCGTCTGTCCGTCGGCGGGATGGCCGAGCTCTTCCTCGCCTTCACCGCCGGGCCCGGTGGGTTCCGCAAGTTCGTCGCGCTGAAGCAGATCCTCCCGGACATCCAGAAGGACGAGCACTTCGTCCGCATGTTCCTGGACGAGGCCCGCATCACCGCCGCCCTCGCGCACGCGAACATCGCCCAGGTCTTCGATCTCGGCCAGGAGGACGACGAGCTCTACCTGGCCATGGAGTTCCTCGCCGGGCAGAACCTCGAGCAGATCCTCCAGGCCTCCCTCAAGCAGCAGCGGCCGCTGCCCCTGGGCTTCTCGGCCCGGGCCGTGCGGGATGCGTGCCTCGGGCTCCACTACGCGCACCACTTCACCGACCCCTCGGGCAAGCCCCGGCCGGTGGTGCACCGGGACGTGTCGCCCAAGAACGTGATGGTCACCTTCGAAGGCCACGTGAAGGTGATCGACTTCGGCATCGCCAAGGCGAAGGGCCGGCTCGGCCGCACGCAGGTGGGCATGGTGAAGGGCACCACCGGCTACATGTCCCCCGAGCAGGTCCAGGGCTCCGAGCAGCTCGACGGCCGGAGCGACCTCTTCTGCGCCGGCATCATCCTGCACGAGCTGCTGTGCGGACGCCGGCTCTTCTCCGGCTCCCATGAGGGGGCGGTGATGCTGAAGATCGCCGCGGCGGAGGTGCCCTCGCCCTCGAGCCTCAACCCGCGCGTGCCCGAGGCGCTGTCCCAGGTGGTGATGCGCGCGCTGGCGAGGGAGCCGGAGCGGCGCTTCGCCTCGGGCCGGGAGATGGCCCGCGCCATCGAGGCCGCGTGCGGACAGGAGCTCTTCCACGAGGAGCAGCTGGCCGCGGTGATGCGCCAGCTCTTCGAGGACAAGCTGCAGAAGACGCGCGCGCTGCTGGAGAGCGCCAACGGCCTCGAGCGGGACACGGGGGTCGAGAAACCCGCCGTGCCGCTCGGTGCTCCCGACAAGGAAGAGCCCACGGAGCGGGTCCGCCGGGTCGCCCCTCCGGTTCCGGCGGCGGCGCCGCGTGTCGCGAAGTCTCCCTCGGGGCAGGTGGCCCCCCTGGCGGCTCCTCCAGCGAAGACGCCGGCTCCCGTTTCGCGCCGGGCCTCTCCCGTGGCCGCTCCCGCGCGGACTCCCCCGGCCCGGGGAGCCTTCTCCCGCCCCGTGGCCGCCGAGCCGGAGGAGGACGAGGAGGATCCGCTCGACAAGACGCAGCCTGTCCGCAGGGCTCCCGGAGGGTTCCGGCCCACGGCCATCCCGGACGAGGACGAGACCACGGGGACCGAGGAGCGCGAGGTGACCCTGCCGTCCGCGCGCGCCCAACTGTCCCCAGCGGCCCAGGCGGAGCTGGCGAAGCAGCGGCGGAGCTGGGGTGGGTGGCTCTTCCTCTTGCTGCTGCTCGTGGCCGTGGGCGTCGCCTTCTACCACCCGCCGACGCGGGCCCTGTTGACCCCGCTGTTCGCCACCGCGCTCGAGCGTCTGAAGGGCGAGGAGCTGCCTCACGGGCCCCCTCCGGCGGAGCCTCTGGCCGTGCCCCCGCCTTCCCCTTCAACGGCGCAGGCGGCGGGGGAGGGGACCCAGGCCCCGGAGCCCACGCAGCCCGCGGCGGAGCAGGAGCCCGTGGAGGCCCAGGCGCCGGTGGTGGCCCAGGCCGCGGAACCCACGCCGGAGCCCACCCGTGCCGCCTCCAAGCGGACGCGCAAGCCGGCCACCCCCGCCCCAGCCGACACCGAGCCGGAGTCCAGGCCGAAAGCCGCCGCCCCGGCGAAACCGGCCACCGCCGAAGCCGAGCCGCCGGTCGACGGTGAGCCCGAGGTCATCGACACGAGCACCGCCAAGGGCGCGGCGAAGGCGGAGCTCGGCTGGCTCACGCTGCGCACCATTCCCCGCGCCGCTGTGTTCGATGGTGAGAATCAGCTCGGCACCACGCCGTTGCGCAAGGTGCCTCTGCCCGTGGACACCTACCGGCTGCTGGTGGTGGACCCGGATGGCGTCAACAAGATGCTCTCCGTTCCCATCAAACCAGGTCAGGTGACGGACATGACGGTGCGCATCTCCGATCTTCCCGACTGGGCAGCGCCCTGA
- the rpoC gene encoding DNA-directed RNA polymerase subunit beta', whose product MKDIFNFFEKPKDPLSFNAIRIALASPDKIRQWSHGEVKKPETINYRTFKPERDGLFCARIFGPVKDYECNCGKYKRMKHRGVVCEKCGVEVIQSKVRRERLGHITLATPVAHIWFLKSLPSRIGNLLDITLKELEKVLYCESYIIIDPKATPLQRGELVSEEKLHRLYEEHGEESFSAGMGGEAVRELLKSIDVNRLSEDLRRDMRETNSEAKKKKYAKRLKVAEAFRMSGNKPEWMMLDVIPVIPPDLRPLVPLDGGRFATSDLNDLYRRVINRNNRLKRLQELNAPDIIIRNEKRMLQEAVDALFDNGRRGKTITGPNKRPLKSLSDMLKGKQGRFRQNLLGKRVDYSGRSVIVVGPELRLHQCGLPKIMALELFKPFIYNKLEEKGYVTTIKSAKKMVEKERPEVWDILEDVIREHPVLLNRAPTLHRLGMQAFEPVLIEGKAIQLHPLVCAAFNADFDGDQMAVHVPLSIEAQMEARVLMMSTNNILSPANGKPIIVPTQDMVLGIYYMTRAREFAHGEGRVFASPDEVRAAYDHGEVHLQAKVVCRILGKRKETTVGRVLLWDIVPRRVGFDAINKVLDKKSLGGLIDLCYRLTGEKETVLLADRIRSLGYTNATRAGISIALKDMIIPAKKQEFLDFARKEVAEIENQYLEGLITDGERYNKVIDIWAEITEKVAAEMMQQISQDEAVGEKDGKREVRKQPSFNPIYIMADSGARGSAQQIRQLAGMRGLMAKPSGEIIETPITANFREGLSVLQYFISTHGARKGLADTALKTANSGYLTRRLVDVAQDAIINEYDCGTMDGLFIGALVEGGEIIEPLGERILGRVALDDILDPVTNDVLVRANEEIDEDRVKKIENSGLDKVKIRSVLTCQAKRGICVECYGRDLARGRKVSVGEAVGVIAAQSIGEPGTQLTMRTFHIGGAATRRAEQSSLENRNAGTVKFSGLATVQRKDGSLVAMNRNGELVIVDETGRERERYQVIYGARILVKEGQKLEAGTLLAEWDPFAIPLLTEVGGTVRFEDIIEGVTMNESLDEVTGLSRKTVVESKDPEARPRITLRDEEGNTKNLISSKAPASYFLPQGSIITVNDGDEIHAGEVIAKVPRETTKTKDITGGLPRVAELFEARKPKDAAAIAEIDGVVSFGKDTKGKRKLILTPEVAGELRTDLAKEYLISKGKNINVHAGDRVKAGEALMEGSANPHDILKVLGEKALAAYLVDEVQEVYRLQGVKINDKHIEVIVRQMLRRVRVTDVGDTSFLVDEQVEKYVFEEENEKVMAKDQRPAVGEPLLLGITKASLSTESFISASSFQETTKVLTEAAINGKVDYLRGLKENVIMGRLIPAGTGLPNYKYLDIEVESPADEISEMEAALAIAHEDDVAPSLPPTGGRPEGSQTSGAA is encoded by the coding sequence GTGAAGGACATTTTCAACTTCTTCGAGAAGCCGAAGGATCCGCTCTCGTTCAACGCCATCCGCATCGCGCTGGCGTCGCCGGACAAGATCCGGCAGTGGTCTCACGGCGAGGTCAAGAAGCCGGAGACGATCAACTACCGCACCTTCAAGCCGGAGCGGGATGGCCTGTTCTGCGCCCGCATCTTCGGCCCGGTGAAGGACTACGAGTGCAACTGCGGCAAGTACAAGCGCATGAAGCACCGTGGCGTCGTGTGCGAGAAGTGCGGCGTGGAGGTCATCCAGTCCAAGGTGCGCCGTGAGCGCCTGGGCCACATCACGCTCGCCACTCCCGTGGCGCACATCTGGTTCCTCAAGTCGCTGCCCTCGCGCATCGGCAACCTGCTCGACATCACGCTCAAGGAGCTCGAGAAGGTCCTCTACTGCGAGAGCTACATCATCATCGACCCCAAGGCGACGCCGCTGCAGCGCGGCGAGCTCGTCAGCGAGGAGAAGCTCCACCGGCTCTACGAGGAGCACGGTGAGGAGTCCTTCTCCGCTGGCATGGGTGGCGAGGCCGTTCGCGAGCTGCTCAAGTCGATCGACGTGAACCGCCTGTCCGAGGATCTCCGCCGCGACATGCGCGAGACCAACTCGGAGGCCAAGAAGAAGAAGTACGCCAAGCGCCTCAAGGTCGCCGAGGCCTTCCGGATGTCCGGCAACAAGCCGGAGTGGATGATGCTCGACGTCATCCCCGTCATCCCGCCCGACCTGCGTCCGCTCGTCCCCCTGGACGGTGGCCGCTTCGCCACGTCGGACCTCAACGACCTGTACCGCCGCGTCATCAACCGCAACAACCGTCTCAAGCGGCTCCAGGAGCTCAACGCCCCGGACATCATCATCCGCAACGAGAAGCGGATGCTCCAGGAGGCCGTGGACGCGCTGTTCGACAACGGCCGCCGCGGCAAGACGATCACCGGCCCCAACAAGCGGCCGCTGAAGTCCCTCTCGGACATGCTCAAGGGCAAGCAGGGCCGGTTCCGTCAGAACCTGCTCGGCAAGCGCGTGGACTACTCCGGCCGTTCCGTGATCGTGGTCGGTCCCGAGCTGCGCCTGCACCAGTGCGGCCTGCCGAAGATCATGGCGCTCGAGCTCTTCAAGCCGTTCATCTACAACAAGCTCGAAGAGAAGGGCTACGTCACCACCATCAAGAGCGCCAAGAAGATGGTGGAGAAGGAGCGTCCCGAGGTCTGGGACATCCTCGAGGACGTCATCCGCGAGCACCCGGTCCTCCTCAACCGCGCCCCGACCCTGCACCGCCTCGGCATGCAGGCCTTCGAGCCCGTGCTGATCGAAGGCAAGGCCATCCAGCTGCACCCGCTGGTGTGCGCCGCCTTCAACGCGGACTTCGACGGTGACCAGATGGCCGTCCACGTGCCGCTCTCTATCGAGGCTCAGATGGAAGCGCGCGTGCTGATGATGTCCACCAACAACATCCTCAGCCCCGCCAACGGCAAGCCCATCATCGTCCCCACGCAGGACATGGTGCTCGGCATCTACTACATGACCCGCGCCCGCGAGTTCGCTCACGGCGAGGGCCGTGTGTTCGCCTCGCCCGACGAGGTCCGCGCCGCGTACGATCACGGCGAGGTGCACCTGCAGGCCAAGGTCGTCTGCCGCATCCTCGGCAAGCGCAAGGAGACCACCGTCGGCCGCGTCCTCCTCTGGGATATCGTGCCGCGCCGCGTGGGCTTCGACGCCATCAACAAGGTGCTCGACAAGAAGTCGCTCGGCGGCCTCATCGACCTCTGCTACCGCCTCACCGGAGAGAAGGAGACGGTGCTGCTGGCCGACCGCATCCGGTCGCTCGGCTACACCAACGCCACCCGCGCCGGTATCTCCATCGCGCTCAAGGACATGATCATTCCTGCCAAGAAGCAGGAGTTCCTGGACTTCGCGCGCAAGGAAGTGGCCGAGATCGAGAACCAGTACCTCGAGGGTCTCATCACCGACGGCGAGCGCTACAACAAGGTCATCGATATCTGGGCGGAGATCACCGAGAAGGTGGCCGCCGAGATGATGCAGCAGATCTCCCAGGACGAGGCCGTGGGCGAGAAGGACGGCAAGCGCGAGGTGCGCAAGCAGCCGTCGTTCAACCCCATCTACATCATGGCCGACTCCGGTGCCCGCGGCTCGGCCCAGCAGATCCGCCAGCTGGCCGGTATGCGCGGCCTCATGGCCAAGCCCTCCGGTGAAATCATCGAGACGCCCATCACGGCCAACTTCCGTGAAGGCCTCTCCGTGCTGCAGTACTTCATCTCCACCCACGGCGCCCGCAAGGGTCTCGCGGACACGGCCCTCAAGACGGCCAACTCCGGCTACCTCACCCGCCGTCTCGTCGACGTGGCCCAGGACGCCATCATCAACGAGTACGACTGCGGCACCATGGACGGCCTGTTCATCGGCGCCCTCGTCGAGGGCGGCGAGATCATCGAGCCGCTCGGCGAGCGCATCCTGGGCCGCGTGGCCCTCGATGACATCCTCGACCCGGTCACCAATGACGTGCTCGTGCGCGCCAACGAGGAGATCGACGAGGACCGCGTCAAGAAGATCGAGAACAGCGGCCTCGACAAGGTGAAGATCCGCTCGGTGCTCACGTGCCAGGCCAAGCGCGGCATCTGCGTGGAGTGCTACGGCCGTGATCTGGCCCGTGGCCGCAAGGTGTCCGTGGGCGAGGCCGTCGGCGTCATCGCGGCGCAGTCCATCGGCGAGCCGGGTACCCAGCTCACGATGCGCACCTTCCACATCGGTGGTGCGGCGACGCGGCGCGCCGAGCAGTCCAGCCTCGAGAACCGCAACGCGGGTACGGTGAAGTTCTCCGGCCTCGCCACGGTGCAGAGGAAGGACGGCAGCCTGGTCGCCATGAACCGCAACGGCGAGCTCGTCATCGTCGACGAGACCGGCCGCGAGCGCGAGCGCTACCAGGTCATCTACGGCGCCCGCATCCTCGTGAAGGAGGGCCAGAAGCTCGAGGCCGGCACCCTGCTGGCCGAGTGGGATCCGTTCGCCATCCCCCTGCTCACCGAGGTGGGCGGCACCGTGCGCTTCGAGGACATCATCGAAGGCGTCACGATGAACGAGTCGCTGGACGAGGTGACCGGCCTGAGCCGCAAGACGGTCGTCGAGTCCAAGGACCCGGAGGCCCGTCCGCGCATCACCCTGCGCGACGAGGAGGGCAACACCAAGAACCTCATCTCCTCCAAGGCGCCGGCCAGCTACTTCCTGCCCCAGGGCTCCATCATCACCGTCAACGACGGCGATGAGATCCACGCCGGTGAGGTCATCGCCAAGGTGCCTCGCGAGACCACGAAGACCAAGGACATCACGGGCGGTCTGCCCCGCGTGGCCGAGCTCTTCGAGGCGCGCAAGCCCAAGGACGCCGCGGCCATCGCGGAGATCGACGGCGTGGTGTCCTTCGGCAAGGACACCAAGGGCAAGCGCAAGCTCATCCTCACCCCCGAGGTGGCCGGCGAGCTGCGCACCGACCTGGCCAAGGAGTACCTGATCTCCAAGGGCAAGAACATCAACGTGCACGCCGGCGACCGCGTCAAGGCCGGCGAGGCGCTGATGGAGGGCTCGGCCAACCCGCACGACATCCTCAAGGTGCTCGGCGAGAAGGCGCTCGCGGCCTACCTGGTGGATGAGGTGCAGGAGGTCTACCGGCTCCAGGGCGTGAAGATCAACGACAAGCACATCGAGGTGATCGTCCGGCAGATGCTCCGCCGCGTGCGCGTCACCGACGTGGGCGACACCAGCTTCCTCGTCGACGAGCAGGTCGAGAAGTACGTGTTCGAGGAGGAGAACGAGAAGGTCATGGCCAAGGATCAGCGTCCCGCCGTCGGCGAGCCGCTGCTGCTGGGTATCACCAAGGCCTCGCTCTCCACCGAGTCGTTCATCTCGGCGTCCTCCTTCCAGGAGACCACCAAGGTGCTCACCGAGGCCGCCATCAACGGCAAGGTGGACTACCTGCGCGGCCTCAAGGAGAACGTCATCATGGGCCGGCTCATCCCCGCCGGTACGGGTCTCCCCAACTACAAGTACCTCGACATCGAGGTGGAGAGCCCCGCCGACGAGATCTCCGAGATGGAGGCCGCCCTGGCCATCGCCCACGAGGACGATGTCGCTCCGAGCCTGCCCCCCACCGGTGGCCGGCCCGAGGGCTCCCAGACCAGCGGTGCCGCCTAG
- a CDS encoding carbohydrate kinase family protein, translating to MDVVCVGESLVDFLPAESAQRVRDVTAWKPSIGGSLANVSVGVARLGGRSAYVGVVGQDEFGHFLRERLAAEGVDVSHVRQTAEAKTGLVFISIDARGERSFTYFRTNSAEFLLSERDVDPAFLGRARVVHFGTNSLKLPEARAAMLRTVEAARAAGRIVSCDPNLRLHAWEDLEVLREQLRVLLPRCSVVKLSEEEIAFATGSTDPEDALRHLSGLGVTLPVVTRGEAGAVFLWRGEVVRVPAPRVRVVDTTGAGDGFTAAFLHGLSRRYAEDAALAEASREDLEALATFGCAVGSRVVEHLGAVAGLPGREAMAGVLPPWLLVDPVRPNR from the coding sequence ATGGACGTGGTGTGTGTCGGGGAGAGTCTGGTGGACTTCCTCCCCGCGGAGTCCGCTCAGCGCGTGCGCGACGTGACGGCGTGGAAGCCGAGCATCGGCGGCTCACTGGCCAACGTCTCCGTGGGCGTGGCGCGGCTGGGTGGCCGCTCGGCCTACGTGGGCGTGGTGGGCCAGGACGAGTTCGGCCACTTCCTGCGCGAGCGCCTCGCCGCCGAGGGCGTGGACGTCAGCCACGTGCGCCAGACGGCCGAGGCGAAGACGGGGCTCGTCTTCATCTCCATCGACGCGCGCGGCGAGCGCAGCTTCACGTACTTCCGCACGAACTCCGCCGAGTTCCTCTTGAGCGAGCGGGACGTGGACCCGGCCTTCCTCGGGCGCGCGCGCGTGGTGCACTTCGGGACGAACTCGCTGAAGCTGCCCGAGGCCCGGGCGGCCATGCTGCGCACCGTGGAAGCCGCACGCGCCGCGGGGCGCATCGTGAGCTGTGACCCCAACCTCCGGCTCCACGCGTGGGAGGACCTGGAGGTGCTGCGCGAGCAGCTCCGGGTGCTGTTGCCCCGGTGCTCGGTGGTGAAGCTCTCCGAGGAGGAGATCGCCTTCGCCACCGGCAGCACGGACCCCGAGGACGCGCTGCGTCACCTCTCGGGACTGGGCGTGACGCTGCCCGTGGTGACACGGGGCGAGGCGGGCGCCGTCTTCCTCTGGCGCGGCGAAGTGGTGCGCGTTCCGGCTCCCCGGGTCCGCGTGGTGGACACCACCGGGGCAGGGGATGGCTTCACGGCGGCCTTCCTCCACGGGCTCTCGCGGCGTTACGCGGAGGACGCGGCGCTCGCGGAGGCCTCGCGCGAGGACCTGGAGGCGCTGGCCACCTTCGGCTGTGCCGTGGGCTCGCGGGTGGTGGAGCACCTCGGCGCCGTGGCGGGCCTGCCCGGCCGGGAGGCGATGGCCGGCGTGTTGCCTCCCTGGCTACTTGTCGACCCGGTGCGACCCAACCGCTAG
- a CDS encoding lytic transglycosylase domain-containing protein, whose translation MFRWLHALGSGCGKLPLVAGVALVLSARAVPLFTPPEVPLVAEPSRFEVTPPDAALIDAVLAKRAPDLGLTLRRQIVHAIAEESGQTGYDPLLILAIIDVESDFTEEAISDKGARGLMQIKPSTLHFLAEKQGLRLSREEVASDPALGVRLGIRYLRELNDRFGDLDLALMAYNAGPTRIWQAKKAGELDAFRRYPRLVRRDFKRFREGEGLGGDWALAQREALEKSPEEKAP comes from the coding sequence CTGTTCCGCTGGCTTCATGCACTCGGCTCGGGGTGTGGAAAGCTGCCCCTGGTGGCCGGAGTGGCCCTGGTGCTCTCCGCCCGGGCCGTGCCCCTGTTCACCCCTCCCGAGGTGCCGCTCGTGGCCGAGCCCTCGCGCTTCGAGGTGACGCCCCCCGACGCGGCGCTCATCGACGCGGTGCTCGCCAAGCGGGCCCCGGATCTGGGCCTCACCCTGCGCCGGCAGATCGTCCACGCCATCGCCGAGGAGTCCGGCCAGACGGGGTATGACCCGCTGCTGATCCTCGCCATCATCGACGTGGAGTCGGACTTCACCGAGGAGGCCATCTCCGACAAGGGCGCGCGGGGGCTGATGCAGATCAAGCCCAGCACGCTGCACTTCCTCGCGGAGAAGCAGGGGCTGCGCCTGTCTCGCGAGGAGGTGGCCTCGGATCCGGCCCTGGGCGTGCGCCTGGGCATCCGCTACCTGCGCGAGCTGAACGACCGCTTCGGCGACCTGGACCTGGCCCTCATGGCCTACAACGCCGGCCCCACCCGCATCTGGCAGGCCAAGAAGGCGGGGGAGCTGGACGCCTTCCGCCGCTATCCCCGGCTCGTGCGCCGTGATTTCAAGCGGTTCCGGGAAGGGGAGGGGTTGGGCGGAGACTGGGCGCTCGCCCAGCGGGAGGCCCTGGAGAAGAGCCCCGAAGAGAAGGCTCCCTGA
- the recO gene encoding DNA repair protein RecO — protein sequence MERFDDEALVLSTVDYGESDRLVTLLTREHGKLTAFAAGARKSKRRFAGALEPYMRLRVQLVETRGSTVRLDSADILAGYYGARGDLALIARALYAVELCRELTRDHEPQLELFELLEEYLRKLDAKEAGPTSLLAFELSALAQAGLMPRFDSCALCGGPPGERPRFDQAHGGAVCEPCGFRARDAVAVPAELLSGLRALQEGQRTPLPAELRARARGVLNVFISHHLGRRLKSVDFMAQVGLD from the coding sequence ATGGAGCGTTTCGACGATGAGGCGCTGGTGCTCTCCACCGTGGACTACGGAGAGTCCGACCGGCTGGTCACCCTCCTCACGCGCGAGCACGGCAAGCTGACGGCCTTCGCGGCCGGTGCTCGCAAGAGCAAGCGCCGTTTCGCTGGCGCGCTGGAGCCCTACATGCGGCTGCGCGTGCAGCTGGTGGAGACGCGCGGCTCCACGGTGCGTCTGGACTCGGCCGATATCCTCGCCGGCTACTACGGGGCCCGCGGGGACCTGGCCCTCATCGCCCGCGCCCTCTACGCCGTGGAGCTGTGCCGCGAGCTGACGCGCGACCACGAGCCGCAGCTGGAGCTCTTCGAGTTGTTGGAGGAGTACCTGCGCAAGCTGGACGCGAAGGAGGCCGGGCCCACCTCGCTGCTGGCCTTCGAGCTGTCCGCCCTGGCCCAGGCCGGGTTGATGCCTCGCTTCGACTCGTGCGCGCTGTGTGGTGGCCCCCCGGGCGAGCGGCCTCGCTTCGATCAGGCGCATGGCGGCGCGGTGTGCGAGCCCTGCGGCTTCCGGGCGCGCGACGCGGTGGCCGTCCCCGCCGAGCTGCTGTCCGGGCTGCGCGCGCTGCAGGAGGGCCAGCGCACCCCGTTGCCGGCGGAGCTCCGGGCCCGGGCACGCGGGGTGCTCAACGTCTTCATCTCCCACCACCTGGGCCGCCGCCTCAAGAGCGTGGACTTCATGGCCCAGGTCGGGCTGGACTGA
- the tgl gene encoding social motility TPR repeat lipoprotein Tgl yields the protein MHRRLSSAWLLALALVGCKHVPTEQERRGAELRYEIGLQAQASGNVQEAYKEMEKSLALDPEYPEAHHAMAILLHLAFNRPEEAILHYKKALAVRPGFSEAKTNLANVYLSQARYDEAIKLYEEALNDMLYPTPFIALGNLGWALYKKGDTERALQNIKASVTTNPGFCMGYKNLGVISEETGNVSDACRYFGRYREACPDVADAYLREGACQVKQGKMEEARQSFTACEAKAKSQVLKDDCHRLLEAL from the coding sequence ATGCACCGCCGCCTTTCCTCCGCCTGGCTCCTCGCGCTCGCCCTCGTGGGCTGCAAGCACGTCCCCACCGAGCAGGAGCGCCGTGGCGCCGAGCTCCGCTACGAGATCGGCCTCCAGGCCCAGGCCAGCGGCAACGTGCAGGAGGCCTACAAGGAGATGGAGAAGTCCCTGGCACTGGATCCGGAGTACCCGGAGGCCCACCACGCCATGGCCATCCTCCTGCACCTGGCCTTCAACCGGCCCGAGGAGGCCATCCTCCACTACAAGAAGGCGCTGGCGGTCCGCCCGGGCTTCTCCGAGGCCAAGACGAACCTGGCCAACGTGTACCTGTCCCAGGCGCGCTACGACGAGGCCATCAAGCTGTACGAGGAGGCCCTCAACGACATGCTGTACCCCACGCCCTTCATCGCCCTGGGCAACCTGGGCTGGGCCCTCTACAAGAAGGGCGACACGGAGCGCGCGCTGCAGAACATCAAGGCCTCGGTGACGACCAACCCCGGCTTCTGCATGGGCTACAAGAACCTGGGCGTCATCTCCGAGGAAACGGGTAACGTTTCCGACGCGTGCCGCTACTTCGGCCGTTATCGTGAGGCCTGCCCGGACGTAGCCGATGCCTACCTGCGCGAGGGCGCCTGCCAGGTGAAGCAGGGGAAGATGGAGGAGGCGCGGCAGAGCTTCACCGCGTGCGAGGCCAAGGCCAAGAGCCAGGTCCTCAAGGACGACTGCCACCGGCTCCTCGAGGCCTTGTAA
- a CDS encoding helix-turn-helix domain-containing protein, producing MDHVEFGKYLSQQRELRGLSRDEVSQVTKISPSLIAALEEGQMERLPSRVFVVNYIRAYATVIGLAPEEAILRYEEVDKATPEPSPVVLERERRRRAWLALGVLLVVALGVGAYVALVMTGKAPNPLAR from the coding sequence GTGGACCACGTCGAATTCGGCAAATACCTGTCCCAGCAGCGCGAGCTGCGCGGCCTGTCCCGCGACGAGGTGTCGCAGGTGACGAAGATCTCCCCGAGCCTCATCGCCGCCCTCGAGGAAGGGCAGATGGAGCGGCTGCCCTCGCGCGTCTTCGTCGTCAACTACATCCGCGCCTACGCGACCGTCATCGGTCTGGCGCCGGAAGAGGCCATCCTCCGCTACGAGGAGGTGGACAAGGCGACGCCGGAGCCGAGCCCCGTGGTGCTGGAGCGCGAGCGGCGGCGGCGGGCCTGGCTGGCGCTCGGGGTGTTGCTGGTGGTGGCGCTCGGCGTGGGGGCGTATGTGGCCCTGGTGATGACCGGGAAGGCACCCAACCCCCTCGCGCGTTGA
- a CDS encoding phasin family protein has product MDKLETPQKHPLAETFERVWSQALLAVSTAEDEAARTVQRVAELAGWSQEEMIRQGRLLTERLTGHRKDLEHNVEEGVKRALLTIKIPRREEIQDIEARLIRLAERIDALGQRK; this is encoded by the coding sequence ATGGACAAGCTGGAGACCCCGCAGAAGCATCCGCTGGCGGAGACGTTCGAGCGGGTGTGGAGCCAGGCCTTGCTGGCGGTGTCCACCGCTGAGGACGAGGCCGCCCGCACCGTGCAGCGCGTGGCGGAGCTGGCCGGGTGGAGCCAGGAGGAGATGATCCGCCAGGGCCGTCTGCTGACGGAGCGGTTGACGGGTCATCGCAAGGACCTGGAGCACAACGTGGAGGAGGGTGTGAAGCGCGCCCTGCTCACCATCAAGATTCCCCGCCGGGAGGAAATCCAGGACATCGAGGCACGGCTGATCCGATTGGCCGAGCGCATCGACGCTCTGGGGCAGCGCAAGTGA